Part of the Prunus dulcis chromosome 8, ALMONDv2, whole genome shotgun sequence genome is shown below.
ACAGTTCCTTTGAACTTGTAGAGGGAGCAAATTTCTCCCCTGGTTTTCACAATGTCACTGAGGCCTGTTTTGACTTCAACCAAAAGTGGATGGTTTTAAGAGACCACCCATTAAGGATTTCCAAGTTCAGGTGAAGAGGTGTGGGCTCCGGTTGTTGTATGCCAAAGATACCGAGAAATTTGATGTCACTTTTGAGGGACAAAAACTAGAAGAAGCTACTAAAACTAAGAGATGCCGTGATGAGTCTGAAGCAAGTGGAAATGACACTTTTGGCTCTTATAAGGAACTACTTCTTTAGGGGattggaaagaaaacaaaactgtAGGGGCAAGTTCAGATTTAAGGAGAATAAAATATGGTAGCAGATGCTCTTTGCTCGTTGGGATCTTATTGTTACGCTTTTCATATTTTGGGCTCTCACCTCCTCTCATGTTGCAAGCCTTGTGGCTGAATATGCTTTTGGTTTGCCCTGCCTAGGGACATCCTAGTAATGGTCCTTCTTGTTCTACTCGAGGATGCCTTTCCGATCACAATACCATTCAAGGTACGTAGTTTAAACTTATAAttgggttttaaatttttaagaaCAAACCgagtgattttatttattcagttCAATGTTGTCACACGTCTAGGGAACAAGCCAAGTGGTTAAGTTTAGGCCAGATCGATGTTGAGCCACCCATGTCATGTCACTGCTGTGGTTTGTATAAAATTCTGAAAACTCAATTGATCGCTAAGACATGCAGATCAATCGGCCTGCACATCAGCACCTGATCCAGGTctgtaaatttatatttgtaacTGCAAATGTTGTTCAGCCAATCTACGAAAGCAAATGTATCATAAATgtcatgtttttgtttcaattcatTTTTCCTTCCTTAAATAGTTCACGTTTTCCCTCCAAAACAACTTACaaataggaaaacaaaattgaagaatttttCTCTATCTATCATACCatataaaacaaacaagattagattgaaaattttgagggACGGTCAGTGAGAGATTGTAAACATTCCTTGATAAGCTTGTTCCCTAAAGGACAACTGACTCTAGTGGTCAAAACTCACAACCATATAGTTAACCAACATTTTTCATGTGCATATTTTGTCCTGGATATCTTTAAGTTTTAATTGAATATATAACTGATTTATTTTGTAGGCTGCTTCGACAAAGTGGACCTTTTTACTGACCAACAGCCTCTGCCTAGAGATTTTGTCACTTGCTTTTGATCAGGCTTCCTCACCAAGTAACCCTCAGTTTGCATTTGGAGGAGCTCATTCACAAGGCTAAAATGAAAACAGATGAATTGAGAAGGTGGGGGAATGTGGCGGTCTTTCTGAAAGTTTATGGATTAGTTGTTGGCATGGAATCTCTCATTGCATCGGTAATAATTTGGGTTGCTAATTGTTTGCTTTGATGTTCCTTGACTTCTTCCATTGTGTTAGGCCTAGGTCTCATATGTTGTAAAAGTACTGATTCCATGACAGGCAAATACACTTCAATACAGAAGAATGGATTTTGAAGAGTTCTGTGCCGCTGCATTAAGTGTTCATCAGCTAGAGGCACTTTTCATTGAAGAACTTGCTCCAgtaagttgaaattttattgtcACATGTTGCAGTCTTgctatatattaaattaaagactTTGATAATCACAGGTTGATTTCTAAGCATTCAACGTGTTACTTACTAATTGGAGTTAATTTACATCTCTAACCAATTTCTATGTTCCTTGTTACACTGGTAAATAATAAGTAATCATAATATTTGAACTAGTTACTGTGACTACTGTTCTGTATGTTCCTTGTAGCAAACTGAGACTAGTGTTATTTATTCTCTCTTCAAAATGTGTTTCAGGAACTTCGACTTGGTCCCTCAATCCCAATCCCGCTTCATGTGGTTCTCCATGATTGGATTTGGCACACTGGTGGGAAGATCACTGCAGGTGCAAGCTTGGTTACCAGTTTGAATGCTGTGTTCTTGATATTTTGTGCGTAAAGGTGTAGTTAATTTGCCTAAATAGGAAATTGCTAATTCTTCTACTCCTTATAGATGCATTGTACATGTTAGATTATCCTCGTCTGCTCCAACCTCTCTCTAGTTACTGTGAAACGTGCTTGAATAATTGCCTCAGTACTGTAAAATTCCTCTGTTActtcaattcaattgaaaACCAATTACTTTTCAAAGGGATGCAGCTACTGATGAATACATGTACTAGATCACGTCTCTTACATATTTGGATTCCATTCTAGTACCTGAGTTCATGAGAGATGTAGTGAGAAGTGTGGTCACTTAAAATATGGTGTAAACAAGCTCACTATCAGTGTTATTCCAAAGCCTCCTATTTAGTTTAACCCATAATCTTAAGGCTCATTTGGGACTGCTTCTCTAGGAAGCACTGCAGCACTTAGCACATATgcgcttttattataaatataaaaaaattgaaatttttataagaaatgctCACGAGGAAACACATAGAAGTCCACAAGCATACTAATAACATATCAAAGAACACAAGGACTATCCATCAATATAATAACTTATGaaagaaattcataaattcaaataacaCATAAGTAGTACATCCACGATCTCAACTAACACAAAGACTATCCATAACATACACAAGAAATTCATAAACTCCAATAACATATAAAAGATATTCATAATCTCAACTAAAGAAAAACCACAATCTCTAGTATTCCTAAAGACTAGCTAACCAAGCTCTCCTCCTAGCATCCGGCATTATAACAAATATTTTCCTCCATTCTTCAAGCACAATTTTTTCTAGCATCTTGTTGAATGTGTCATTATCAATGTCCCCAATTTCTTCAACAAGTCCGATGCATTCTTCAATATAATACATCTCATTGGAGGTGCTAGATGCTTCAAgactcttttccttttgaattGTTTGTAATATTTGACTCATAACTTCATTGCAAACCTCCAAATAAGATTCCATTTTATCTCATTTCTTTGGATGACGTTCGGTTGGGGTAGCAGTTACacactttctttttcctttaccATGATCAATTTCCAGGTTAACACCATCATCATCCAAGTCAACATCAATGTTAACACTGATGTTAAGGAAGTAGTTCTCTAACTCactgtttttatttgagtTAGGAGGAAGTTGATTAGAGGCATAACACAACTGACCGATTGCAGTAGTGGTGTTGAATATCTCCCCTAAAAGTTGATAGTGCACTAAACCTTGAGTGCGATATTGCTTCGCTCTTGGCTTACTCCACAAATCATGAAAATTATTAGACTCAAACATCACAAGCAATTCACTGAACTATGTGAAgtgaagtgaaaaaaaaaaaaaccactaaAATAAAGACTTGGTATACCTTAATGTAACTGGCCTAAACATTATCTGAGGCAATGACTGTGTTAGCAATAAGATCCCACCCAAATCCAATGTGCTCAATTAGATCCGAGAACTCACGATGTGCAATTCGCAACCTATTAAACTTAGACTTAAGTTGCTTAATAGTGCatttttttccacattttCCTAATAACTCCTCGCTtatttcggaccaaactttctttttaaaggTTGATGCTTGCAAGTCACCATTCTTCACATGATCATGCAATAACTGTATAAAAAAACTCTTCATGTTTGGAAGGACATTGGACTTTTTCCTCACCGTCAACATTCTTGGGGGCCATATCATCATCACTAGtataaaaaaagacaaactCAATATGTGAAACACGTTTGTCACCTCCACAAACATATATTTTACCACACGGTCGCTCTCTCGTTCACGCGAGGAGAGCCTTGATGGCTAGTTTTAGGGTTTCTCTagttttctttactcattctcTGCGCCGTCTCTCTCAATCTTCTCTGATTGTCTCTCTAGATTCATCTTGGTGTATTAGGTACGACCTttatttgtgtatttttttttttgttgctcttTTGTTCTCCATGGGGTAGCTGCGCCTTCCTCCTTTCTGGGTTCCCAAGGAGGCAGTCGCTGGTGAGGGGTCTCCATCTTAAAGCTATGAAGGTGACCACCATCTCTTCTGCTCAAGGGGATGACAAGTATGCGGCACCAAGCGGGAATCAGAAGCCAGTGGAAACCGGTGTTAGGCATTTGATTGTTAGTGACATGTCTTTTCTGGTAAGCGTAGTTTTTGTATTGACAAGGCGAAGGAGACCGGCCTTAAGGGGTCTCCCAGGTCTCCATAATCATTCTCTTATGGAACATTCATGGGCTAAGCAACTGATGAACGTTCCTACTATGAAGATCTTTCTTCGAAAATTTCTTCAGGCTAAGAGGCCAATCTTGGTCTCCCTTGCTTGTCAACTAGGGTTCTGGATCAAGAAAATTGAAGGTGTTGGTGTTTGGCTGGATCTGTTATTATGCTCACAATGCATTTTTGACTCTGTACGAAGAACTATGATGCTTTCTTTAGATCATAGGAGACTTTCTTTGACAGTACATGCGTAGTGATGGGATGTGTTTCAATGGTTTTGCGATTGGGTAATTGGTTGGATCTATTCTGATACCCATAGTACGTTTTTGACTCTGTACAAATAATTAAGATGCTTTCTCTAGATCATATGTGGACTTCTTTGACAGCACCTACGTAGTGATGAGATGTTATTTTAAGGGTTTTGTGGTTAGGTTTTAGGTTTGTCTGTTTCATATAAGTTGTTTGACTCTTCTGTTTAGTCAATAGCATAAGTGGTACTCTTTCCTACATcggggttttgttttctctggAAAGGTTTTAACAAGGCCGCCGTTAACATGCTAGTTCTTACCATGTAATGTTCCTTTCAGTTTAATGAGatacaatattttctcaacaaaaaaaacacatattttaCCACTTCCTTTAGAAGCCATGTTactttttgcttctttttttagtgcatataaatatgttttctttttctttgaacaTAGCACCCATTGAACTATAACTCGACTAGATTGCAAATTTACCCCAAATCCTCTTATAGTGGTAAATTACGACCTTAATTAAAGAAATCATCAAGTGCAGACTAATAACATATAGAAGAACACAAGGACTATCCATCAATATAATAACATATCTATATTTTCAGTTtcagacaaaaagaaaaaacaaaaaaaagatagcCTTTTCTTCTCGAAATTAGCTTAAGTGATTTGCATttggaaaattgaaatgatcAAGTTCCTTGTCTTTTTAATAGGGCTTCCTTATTGGTTGTGTTTGATCATGAAAGGGGAGGAAAGGGTATTTTTGCATGTACTTAGTAGGTGCTTTCTTTGCTATGTGTTAAAGTAGATAGAGCCACTTAGAACTATTCCAGTTAACTTTGCTATGAGGGAACCGGCAGCTACCTGGAAGTTAAATGGAAGTTTATGTAGATTTTTCTCATTATTTGAGGTTTTCTTGATATTGCAATTTTTCTCTGGTTCAAGTCCAACGGTGATTGTTTggggaagaaaggaaaacaaaagacaaTGACGAGGAAAAGGGTTATGATATATACTTTTAAGAGTCTGAATGAATAATTAATGCGCTTGCgagtaatttaatttttgatttttggataCTCTTTTTAAGGTGTTCGAAAATCCACACCACCTAATATGAACTATTTcttgatatttattttttaaacaccatttcaatttctttggtcttttgttttcaatgtCAATTTCATCTTACAGCGTGTCGAGAACACTCAATATGGACCATTTcttgatattattttttgaacatggaccatttcaatttctttgggcttttgttttcaatgt
Proteins encoded:
- the LOC117638700 gene encoding CDPK-related protein kinase-like, coding for MKTDELRRWGNVAVFLKVYGLVVGMESLIASANTLQYRRMDFEEFCAAALSVHQLEALFIEELAPELRLGPSIPIPLHVVLHDWIWHTGGKITAGASLVTSLNAVFLIFCA